The following proteins come from a genomic window of Galactobacillus timonensis:
- a CDS encoding ABC transporter permease gives MNKTQRIEAVMEVVRIIVALAIAYGIALVILFLVSDEPLFIIKQFILGPFSSQRRIGSIINLAVPFTLCGLSMCFISAVNKFNLIGESIFMLAAAMVTWAGLSLAGANLPAAVMVPLMYVVAIVTGVVLAFIPAILDRKFNANVVVTSLMLNSAVAYLAVYILRYKLRDPNISYMGSMEIPESIQLPNILGKFRIQSGVFVAIAAVIIVAIIFYKTSFGWKMRLVGANPKFSQAVGLSSVGISFTAQLAGGALAGIGGATEMMSNYTRFQWTATTGHGFDGLLVAVLARNNPVLVPVAALFLAYIRIGADVVNTSGDIPIEFVTVIQGIIILLVAAESFMSGMKNRLIFKAAEEDEKAKSAVKSDSDSASAGVKAVSTDTDTAKKIAAVGDDGGGTSSDETKKEDPSL, from the coding sequence ATGAATAAGACACAGCGAATTGAAGCGGTAATGGAAGTGGTTCGCATTATTGTGGCCCTTGCGATTGCCTACGGTATTGCGCTGGTAATTCTGTTTCTTGTTTCGGATGAGCCGCTGTTCATCATTAAGCAGTTCATTCTGGGTCCGTTCTCTTCGCAGCGCCGTATTGGTTCCATCATCAATCTTGCGGTTCCATTTACGCTCTGCGGTCTGTCGATGTGCTTCATCTCAGCCGTCAATAAGTTCAACCTGATCGGTGAAAGTATCTTCATGCTGGCGGCTGCGATGGTTACCTGGGCAGGTCTGTCGCTGGCGGGAGCGAATCTTCCGGCGGCGGTCATGGTTCCGCTGATGTATGTGGTTGCGATTGTGACGGGCGTTGTTCTTGCATTCATTCCGGCGATCCTGGACCGGAAGTTCAATGCGAATGTCGTCGTTACGTCACTGATGCTCAACAGTGCGGTTGCTTATCTTGCGGTTTACATTCTTCGCTATAAGCTGCGTGATCCGAACATCTCCTACATGGGTTCCATGGAGATTCCGGAAAGCATCCAGCTTCCCAACATTCTTGGAAAGTTCCGGATTCAGAGCGGTGTCTTCGTTGCGATTGCGGCGGTGATCATTGTTGCCATCATCTTCTATAAGACTTCGTTTGGATGGAAGATGCGTCTTGTCGGCGCGAACCCGAAGTTCTCGCAGGCGGTCGGTCTGTCTTCGGTTGGCATTTCCTTTACGGCGCAGCTGGCTGGCGGTGCGCTTGCCGGCATTGGCGGTGCGACGGAAATGATGAGCAACTATACGCGTTTTCAGTGGACAGCGACGACGGGACACGGCTTCGATGGTCTGCTGGTTGCGGTTCTTGCGCGCAACAATCCGGTGCTGGTTCCGGTTGCGGCTCTGTTTCTTGCCTATATCCGTATCGGTGCCGATGTTGTAAATACGAGCGGCGATATTCCGATTGAGTTCGTTACGGTCATTCAGGGTATCATCATTCTTCTGGTTGCGGCTGAATCCTTCATGTCCGGCATGAAGAATCGTCTGATCTTCAAGGCTGCGGAGGAAGATGAGAAGGCCAAGTCTGCGGTTAAGTCTGACAGTGACAGTGCCTCGGCAGGGGTTAAGGCAGTTTCGACTGATACAGATACGGCGAAGAAGATAGCGGCTGTTGGAGATGATGGCGGCGGGACATCTTCGGATGAGACGAAAAAGGAGGATCCGTCCTTATGA
- a CDS encoding ABC transporter ATP-binding protein: MTEVLRMENITKIYPNGFVANKGVTFSIEANEIHALVGENGAGKTTLMKVLFGMEEAQEGKIFLNGQPVKITDPLDAIDKGIGMVHQHFMLVPSLTVAENVTLGAEPMKNGLYDFDEAVKATQEIAKKYNFNVSATSKVRDLSVGQMQKVEILKALYKGAKILILDEPTAVLTPQETEELFEQLFKLRDSGVSVIFISHKLEEVLRISNHVTVLRHGRGMGTYDTKDLDEAKISKLIVGRDVVLTLDKEDPKPGKPVVSIHNLVKINDFGQHVLDGISFNVDAGEVVGIAGVEGNGQSELAQVLSGLGDFADGEVDINGTSIKGKTVRQIRDLGMAYIPEDRMIEGIAGNMSIKMNIMADRFTKKDFKKGMFMDDKKIDEIARQYIQDFEIACDGPDQPVRMLSGGNIQKVVVAREFTSGANFILACQPTRGIDIGTAQMIRKTIIRKAREENTGTLLISADLNELLGCSDRLLVIHKGKIVAAFAKASEITEETLGEYMLGVKEMTPAQMEGLL; the protein is encoded by the coding sequence GTGACAGAAGTATTGCGGATGGAAAATATTACCAAGATCTATCCGAACGGATTCGTGGCCAACAAGGGTGTCACATTTTCCATTGAGGCAAATGAGATCCATGCGCTTGTCGGTGAAAACGGTGCCGGTAAAACAACCTTGATGAAGGTTCTCTTCGGAATGGAAGAGGCGCAGGAAGGAAAAATTTTCCTCAATGGGCAGCCTGTTAAGATCACGGACCCGCTGGATGCGATTGATAAGGGAATCGGCATGGTTCATCAGCACTTTATGCTGGTACCCTCGCTGACGGTTGCGGAAAACGTAACCCTCGGTGCGGAGCCGATGAAAAACGGTCTGTATGACTTTGATGAAGCCGTCAAGGCGACCCAGGAAATTGCAAAGAAGTACAACTTCAATGTGAGTGCGACGTCGAAGGTGCGGGACCTGAGTGTCGGACAGATGCAGAAGGTTGAGATTCTGAAGGCTCTTTACAAGGGTGCGAAGATTCTGATCCTTGATGAGCCGACGGCCGTTCTGACGCCGCAGGAAACGGAGGAGCTGTTTGAGCAGCTGTTCAAGCTGCGTGACAGCGGTGTTTCGGTCATCTTCATTTCCCATAAGCTGGAAGAAGTTCTTCGCATCAGCAATCATGTGACGGTGCTGCGTCATGGCCGGGGCATGGGAACCTATGATACGAAGGATCTGGATGAGGCCAAGATTTCGAAGCTCATTGTCGGCCGCGATGTCGTACTGACGCTGGACAAGGAAGATCCCAAGCCCGGAAAGCCGGTTGTTTCGATTCACAATCTGGTGAAGATCAACGACTTCGGTCAGCATGTTCTGGATGGCATTTCCTTCAATGTCGATGCCGGTGAAGTGGTCGGCATTGCCGGTGTTGAGGGCAACGGCCAGTCGGAACTGGCACAGGTACTTTCGGGACTGGGTGATTTCGCGGATGGCGAAGTCGATATTAACGGTACATCGATCAAGGGCAAAACGGTGCGTCAGATCCGTGATCTCGGTATGGCCTACATTCCGGAGGACCGGATGATCGAGGGTATTGCGGGCAATATGAGCATCAAGATGAACATCATGGCAGACCGCTTCACGAAAAAGGACTTCAAGAAGGGCATGTTCATGGATGATAAGAAGATTGATGAGATTGCGCGGCAGTATATCCAGGACTTTGAAATTGCCTGCGATGGTCCGGATCAGCCGGTGCGTATGCTGTCGGGCGGCAATATTCAGAAGGTCGTCGTTGCCCGTGAGTTTACGAGCGGTGCAAATTTCATTCTGGCATGTCAGCCGACGCGCGGCATTGATATCGGTACGGCGCAGATGATCCGCAAGACGATCATTCGCAAGGCGCGTGAGGAAAATACGGGTACGCTTCTGATTTCGGCGGACCTGAACGAGCTGCTTGGCTGCTCGGATCGTCTGCTGGTCATTCATAAGGGAAAGATCGTTGCGGCATTTGCCAAGGCGAGTGAGATTACCGAAGAGACGCTTGGTGAATACATGCTTGGAGTCAAGGAAATGACGCCGGCGCAGATGGAGGGCTTGTTATGA
- a CDS encoding BMP family lipoprotein, with amino-acid sequence MKKLVSILMTAAMSLSLAACGGSSSGTDTSSSGSSAAADSGESKGKIAYIVGALGDKSFSDSGEAGMQILKSEGWEEKTFELGDASKADKYEDGILDAIDQGYQYILGSSTYMEIMAKLAEEYPDVKFVGFDENWSDDQLPDNMTCIFYAQNEGSYLVGMLAAGMTKTGTVAVDVGVENPVINDFVTGFVNGVMDYNTAHGTSVKVVKAAVDSWTDPAKMKEIVLDQARNNNADIFYQVAGGSGDGLFEACTELNDVWAIGVDSDQYAMYKDGENPEKADVILTSMLKEVGNSLVSIMHSIENGDDSMWGHTTHLGLAQDSVGIVDNDFYEANTPEDLRNEISEAADKIKSGELTVKSYFDFENDTEYNAYLANVQ; translated from the coding sequence ATGAAAAAGCTAGTTTCCATTCTCATGACAGCAGCAATGTCGCTGTCACTCGCTGCCTGCGGCGGAAGTTCTTCAGGCACGGACACATCTTCTTCCGGCAGCAGTGCTGCTGCGGACTCCGGGGAGTCCAAGGGGAAGATCGCCTACATCGTCGGCGCTCTCGGTGACAAGTCGTTCTCGGATTCCGGTGAAGCCGGAATGCAGATTCTGAAGAGCGAAGGCTGGGAAGAAAAGACTTTCGAGCTTGGCGATGCTTCGAAGGCTGACAAGTACGAAGACGGCATTCTCGATGCGATTGATCAGGGATATCAGTATATTCTCGGATCTTCAACCTACATGGAGATCATGGCAAAGCTTGCCGAAGAGTATCCGGATGTCAAGTTCGTCGGTTTCGATGAAAACTGGTCCGATGATCAGCTGCCGGACAATATGACCTGCATCTTCTATGCGCAGAATGAAGGTTCCTATCTCGTTGGCATGCTGGCAGCAGGCATGACGAAGACGGGAACGGTTGCGGTTGACGTCGGCGTTGAGAACCCGGTCATTAATGACTTCGTTACCGGTTTCGTCAACGGTGTCATGGATTACAACACGGCTCACGGAACAAGCGTCAAGGTTGTTAAGGCGGCGGTTGACTCTTGGACGGATCCGGCCAAGATGAAGGAGATCGTTCTCGATCAGGCCCGCAATAACAATGCGGATATCTTCTATCAGGTTGCCGGCGGTTCAGGTGATGGTCTGTTCGAAGCATGCACGGAGCTGAATGATGTGTGGGCAATCGGTGTCGATTCCGACCAGTATGCTATGTACAAGGATGGCGAGAACCCTGAAAAGGCAGATGTCATTCTTACTTCGATGCTGAAGGAAGTAGGCAACTCTCTGGTTTCCATCATGCATTCCATCGAGAACGGCGATGATTCGATGTGGGGTCATACGACGCACCTCGGTCTTGCGCAGGATTCGGTCGGTATCGTTGACAATGATTTCTATGAAGCAAATACGCCGGAAGATCTGAGAAACGAAATTTCGGAGGCTGCGGATAAGATTAAGAGCGGCGAGCTGACCGTCAAGAGCTACTTTGATTTTGAGAACGATACGGAATACAACGCGTATCTGGCAAACGTTCAGTAA
- a CDS encoding MATE family efflux transporter yields the protein MKRDIVRDRKFYRMIAALAVPIMLQDLLRISVDTFNSILLGSYDQLQMAALSQANQVFFIYYTVVNGFAVGAGVLAAQYWGRKDMDSIRRVLAAGLKAAFLIGLIAMAVVLVFPQAVLGIYSSDPELIMAGSGYLRICALMYPLCGLSLMFFGIMRSVEQVRVILLTNVISYSVNILLSWALLQGHLGLPALGINGMGLATVIARIVELCVIGNFVLRKEKKVQFRVGDLKRTDPVISGDFLHASAPIVSHEVIWSLGTSTSSMITGHLGSSVVAAYSVTVVLYNLCASVGNGYNNACSVVIGKTIGENDRRMVEKESKSMLWVGLLIGLLLSAVTWFGAEPFLSLYALDAETRDYALQFMKVFVVIWPFSLLEMTGTIAILRAGGDGKTGFYTDIVAMWMTTIPLAACGAFLWHWAPVVVVSVIKFAIVIEAMVGVFRVLSMKWIQDLTRH from the coding sequence ATGAAGCGGGATATCGTTCGGGACAGAAAATTCTATCGGATGATTGCGGCACTGGCCGTGCCCATCATGCTGCAGGATCTGCTTCGGATCAGCGTGGATACGTTCAACAGTATTCTGCTGGGAAGCTATGACCAGCTGCAGATGGCTGCCCTGAGTCAGGCGAATCAGGTGTTTTTCATCTACTATACGGTTGTCAACGGATTTGCCGTAGGTGCAGGGGTTCTGGCGGCGCAGTATTGGGGCCGCAAGGATATGGATTCGATCCGCAGGGTGCTGGCGGCCGGTCTCAAGGCTGCGTTTCTGATCGGATTGATTGCGATGGCAGTTGTTCTCGTGTTTCCGCAGGCGGTGCTTGGCATCTACAGTTCGGATCCTGAACTGATCATGGCTGGCAGCGGATATCTGCGGATCTGTGCACTGATGTATCCGTTGTGCGGACTCAGCCTTATGTTCTTTGGCATCATGCGTTCCGTTGAACAGGTGCGGGTCATTCTTCTGACGAATGTCATTTCCTATTCGGTAAACATTCTGCTCAGCTGGGCATTGCTGCAGGGACATCTTGGACTGCCGGCGCTGGGCATCAACGGCATGGGACTGGCAACGGTCATTGCGCGGATTGTTGAGCTGTGTGTGATCGGAAACTTTGTTCTCAGAAAAGAAAAGAAAGTACAGTTCAGGGTCGGCGATCTGAAGCGCACGGATCCGGTGATTTCCGGCGATTTCCTGCATGCTTCGGCACCGATTGTCAGCCATGAGGTCATCTGGTCCCTGGGTACAAGTACTTCGAGCATGATTACGGGCCATTTGGGATCTTCGGTTGTGGCGGCCTACAGCGTTACCGTTGTTCTCTACAACCTTTGTGCAAGTGTCGGCAACGGCTATAACAATGCCTGTTCGGTCGTCATCGGCAAGACAATCGGTGAAAATGACCGGCGGATGGTCGAGAAGGAATCGAAGTCGATGCTGTGGGTAGGCCTGCTGATCGGGCTGCTGCTTTCAGCTGTTACATGGTTCGGGGCAGAACCTTTCCTTTCTCTTTACGCATTGGATGCTGAGACGCGGGACTATGCGTTACAATTCATGAAAGTATTCGTAGTGATCTGGCCGTTCTCGCTGCTGGAGATGACCGGTACCATTGCGATTCTAAGAGCCGGCGGTGACGGTAAGACCGGCTTCTATACGGATATCGTTGCCATGTGGATGACGACGATTCCGCTGGCAGCCTGCGGTGCATTCCTGTGGCACTGGGCTCCGGTTGTTGTCGTGAGCGTTATCAAGTTTGCAATTGTGATTGAGGCTATGGTTGGCGTGTTCCGGGTCCTGTCCATGAAGTGGATCCAGGATCTGACGAGGCATTGA
- a CDS encoding nucleoside hydrolase, giving the protein MVRPFLIDCDTGTDDAIALAAAFGCPEIEVKAITSVNGNVAEKYVCQNNLDMAEYLGYSGPVCRGAVKPFHGSLHFSDGTHGRTGLGDVVLPQAKMKQFDPRLAPEMIHDAAVAEKGNLEILATGPMTNLGIALLLYPDLPSLIRHIWFMGGAVYGGNVTTTAEFNIWVDPEAAQVVMQSGIPLTMVGLDVTLKACMDPEDEAELRKDGGRASLLTADLLDFMFQRHRAGGEAALMHDALALAAAVCPGCLQTEDYYVNVECEGTYTRGHTAADVRHRSGKPANVSAAMKLDVEMFRHWLVQAVKNSRAQ; this is encoded by the coding sequence ATGGTGAGACCTTTTCTGATTGACTGTGATACGGGTACGGATGATGCCATCGCACTTGCGGCGGCGTTCGGATGCCCGGAAATTGAAGTGAAGGCAATCACTTCGGTAAATGGCAATGTTGCGGAGAAATACGTCTGCCAGAACAATCTGGACATGGCGGAATATCTTGGCTACAGCGGCCCCGTATGCAGGGGCGCGGTGAAGCCGTTTCATGGCTCTCTTCATTTTTCGGACGGGACCCATGGCAGAACGGGGCTGGGCGATGTAGTGCTGCCGCAGGCGAAGATGAAGCAGTTCGATCCGCGTCTGGCGCCGGAGATGATCCATGACGCCGCTGTCGCAGAGAAGGGGAATCTTGAGATTCTGGCCACGGGGCCGATGACCAATCTTGGCATTGCGCTTCTGCTGTATCCGGATCTTCCTTCCCTGATCCGTCATATCTGGTTTATGGGCGGCGCCGTCTATGGTGGCAACGTGACGACGACGGCCGAATTCAACATCTGGGTGGATCCGGAAGCGGCACAGGTTGTCATGCAAAGCGGCATCCCGCTGACGATGGTTGGCCTGGATGTAACACTGAAGGCATGCATGGATCCGGAAGATGAAGCTGAGCTGCGAAAGGATGGCGGCAGGGCATCGCTTCTGACGGCGGATCTGCTGGATTTCATGTTCCAAAGGCACAGGGCGGGCGGCGAAGCGGCCTTGATGCATGATGCGCTGGCCCTGGCGGCAGCGGTCTGTCCCGGGTGCCTGCAGACGGAAGACTATTACGTCAACGTTGAATGCGAAGGGACATATACTCGCGGTCATACGGCGGCGGATGTGCGTCATCGCAGCGGGAAGCCGGCCAATGTTTCGGCGGCGATGAAGCTGGATGTAGAAATGTTCCGGCACTGGCTTGTGCAGGCGGTGAAGAACAGTCGGGCACAATGA
- the deoD gene encoding purine-nucleoside phosphorylase, protein MAKHTTAPTPHNSAKVGDIAETVLLPGDPLRAKYIAEHFLENPVQFNSVRNMFGYTGTYHGKRVSVMGTGMGCPSMGIYSWELIHIYGCKNLIRIGTAGTLQPYVHVRDVVFGQGSCTTSNYPALQGVPGTFAPICSYELLEKAVAKAKEMGLHYHVGNILSSDVFYGEDLPHAKTFADMGVLAAEMESAALYTNAAAGGARALCILTISDGPDEVTTAEERETSFTQMMEVALSLA, encoded by the coding sequence ATGGCAAAACATACGACTGCACCAACACCGCACAACAGCGCCAAAGTAGGAGACATTGCTGAGACTGTGCTTCTTCCGGGCGATCCGCTGCGTGCAAAGTATATCGCGGAGCACTTCCTGGAGAATCCGGTTCAGTTCAACTCGGTACGCAATATGTTCGGTTACACGGGTACCTATCACGGCAAGCGTGTTTCCGTTATGGGAACCGGCATGGGCTGCCCTTCCATGGGAATCTACAGCTGGGAGCTGATTCATATCTACGGCTGCAAGAATCTGATCCGCATCGGAACGGCCGGTACGCTGCAACCCTATGTTCATGTACGTGACGTTGTCTTCGGCCAGGGCTCCTGCACCACCAGCAACTATCCGGCGCTGCAGGGAGTGCCCGGAACATTCGCTCCGATCTGCAGCTATGAGCTGCTGGAGAAGGCGGTTGCCAAGGCGAAGGAAATGGGCCTGCACTATCACGTAGGAAATATTCTTTCTTCCGATGTGTTCTATGGTGAAGATCTGCCGCATGCCAAGACGTTTGCGGACATGGGTGTTCTGGCGGCGGAAATGGAATCGGCAGCTCTCTATACCAATGCGGCAGCCGGCGGTGCCAGAGCACTGTGCATTCTGACGATTTCTGATGGACCGGATGAAGTAACCACTGCCGAAGAGCGTGAGACATCATTCACGCAAATGATGGAAGTGGCGCTGTCCCTCGCCTGA
- a CDS encoding ribokinase — MKILDIGSLNIDRVYSVDHFVKEGETISADRLEFFNGGKGLNQSIACAKAGAEVIHAGAVGRDGTFLIQLLKDSGVHADDVQVLDEPSGHAVIQLTPGGQNCIIISHGANFCLKEEYIDRMLEKCDPGDLLLLQNEVNNLAYAMTQAKKRGMKIAFNASPITDAIASCPLQLVDYFLVNETEGSYLSSLQEGSSPEILAALHAKFPQAVIVLTVGSDGVLYQEGDTVLSHPAYRVHAVDTTGAGDTFTGFFLAGVCKGLDAQECLRVASLAAARAVTIKGAANSIPDWNEMEDFAKQFAEKKGKG, encoded by the coding sequence ATGAAAATACTGGATATCGGATCACTGAACATTGACCGCGTTTATTCCGTAGATCACTTTGTGAAGGAAGGGGAAACCATTTCTGCAGACCGTCTGGAATTCTTCAATGGAGGCAAGGGGCTGAACCAGTCCATTGCCTGTGCTAAAGCCGGGGCAGAGGTGATTCACGCCGGAGCCGTCGGCAGGGATGGAACCTTTCTGATTCAGCTGCTCAAAGACAGCGGCGTTCATGCGGATGATGTTCAGGTGCTGGATGAACCAAGCGGACACGCGGTGATTCAGCTGACGCCCGGCGGACAGAACTGCATCATCATTTCGCACGGTGCCAATTTCTGTCTGAAGGAGGAATACATTGACCGCATGCTGGAAAAATGTGATCCGGGTGACCTTCTTCTTCTGCAGAATGAAGTCAACAACCTTGCCTATGCAATGACACAGGCAAAGAAGCGCGGCATGAAGATTGCCTTCAATGCTTCGCCGATTACAGATGCGATTGCGTCCTGCCCTCTGCAGCTGGTTGATTATTTTCTGGTCAATGAAACGGAGGGAAGCTATCTCAGCTCTCTTCAGGAAGGATCCAGTCCAGAGATCCTCGCTGCCCTGCATGCAAAGTTTCCGCAGGCGGTCATCGTTCTGACCGTCGGCAGCGATGGCGTTCTTTACCAGGAAGGCGATACGGTGCTTTCCCATCCTGCCTACCGCGTGCATGCGGTGGATACGACAGGGGCAGGAGATACCTTTACCGGTTTCTTCCTGGCCGGGGTATGCAAAGGCCTGGATGCTCAGGAGTGTCTCAGGGTGGCAAGCCTTGCGGCCGCACGGGCTGTAACCATCAAGGGAGCAGCCAACAGCATTCCGGACTGGAATGAGATGGAAGATTTTGCGAAACAGTTCGCTGAAAAAAAAGGGAAAGGATAG
- a CDS encoding LacI family DNA-binding transcriptional regulator, translating into MGNRPTIKEIANEAGVSSATVSRFINKSGYVNEETAARIQKVVEKFNFRPSQIARSLKTQSTHNLALIVPDIQNPFYSRMANRVQHLLLSRGYTVTLLDSGGEPAMEMNCLHVAASISVDGILFASISAQLAILEELEKLRIPVVMINSYDSCPFDSVHGVRCESTYLATKHLIHLGHRRIGYAGGTMHTAIENSRYGGYCKAMQEAGLKVDPSMVFEMGFNSDSGKKSGAYFTALEQMPTAICCGNDLIALGVLQVFQKKGIRVPQDVSLTGVDNIIYGELSSPPLTSVINDSDEFADKAVSALFDRIEGRYTGEPREYKIERQLVIRGSTAECGGERKREEQ; encoded by the coding sequence ATGGGGAACCGTCCGACAATCAAAGAAATAGCCAACGAAGCCGGAGTTTCTTCTGCAACCGTTTCCAGATTCATCAATAAATCGGGGTATGTAAACGAAGAAACGGCGGCGCGGATTCAGAAGGTCGTGGAAAAGTTCAACTTCCGGCCAAGCCAGATTGCGCGAAGCCTGAAAACGCAGAGTACGCATAATCTTGCGCTGATTGTGCCGGACATTCAGAACCCGTTCTATTCCCGGATGGCGAACCGCGTGCAGCATCTTCTGTTGTCACGAGGCTATACGGTGACACTGCTGGATTCCGGCGGAGAGCCGGCGATGGAAATGAACTGCCTCCATGTGGCGGCTTCGATTTCCGTGGATGGCATACTGTTTGCGTCCATCTCGGCGCAATTGGCGATTCTGGAGGAACTGGAAAAGCTTCGCATTCCGGTTGTCATGATCAACTCCTACGACAGCTGCCCGTTTGATTCGGTCCATGGCGTTCGCTGTGAAAGTACCTACCTTGCGACAAAGCATCTGATCCATCTTGGCCATCGCCGCATCGGCTATGCCGGAGGAACGATGCATACGGCAATTGAAAACAGCCGCTATGGAGGCTATTGCAAAGCAATGCAGGAAGCGGGTCTGAAGGTGGATCCGAGCATGGTATTCGAGATGGGATTCAACAGTGATTCCGGAAAGAAAAGCGGCGCCTATTTTACCGCCCTGGAGCAGATGCCGACGGCGATCTGCTGCGGCAATGATCTGATCGCACTCGGCGTTCTGCAGGTATTTCAGAAAAAAGGAATCCGGGTTCCGCAGGATGTATCACTGACAGGCGTCGACAATATTATTTACGGGGAATTGAGTTCACCGCCGCTGACGTCGGTCATCAACGACAGCGACGAGTTTGCGGACAAGGCGGTCAGCGCACTGTTTGATCGCATCGAAGGCCGCTACACAGGAGAACCAAGGGAATACAAAATCGAGCGGCAGCTGGTCATCCGCGGCAGCACTGCCGAATGCGGTGGGGAAAGAAAAAGGGAAGAGCAATGA
- a CDS encoding nucleoside hydrolase — translation MNEKIILDVDTGTDDAIALCAALLSKDLDVLGICTVGGNVELKNTTDNTLRVVTCCRRSDVPVHAGAPLPMVSTLQPWIAQAKSLPRKEGQRSQETAIHVDHLPLPETALKAQDTCACVYLIETLNKAADHSITLVPTGPMTNIALALRANPSIADKIKRIVMMGGTRSVYPDTQAAEFNVWCDPEALEIVLQSGIDLTMVSLDATSHACLNARQAQQIREIHSAPAELCAALIEHRLHASAAHGDTKGTGVGAALHDALAVCALVHPEVLKIEDVSCHVDLGHGFAYGETVLGRNYTEEKLEANCHYAFSADSGIFFHWLYSTLKEGSVKQAA, via the coding sequence ATGAACGAAAAGATCATTCTCGATGTCGATACTGGAACCGATGATGCGATTGCCCTATGCGCCGCCCTTCTAAGCAAGGATCTGGACGTGCTTGGTATCTGCACGGTCGGCGGCAATGTGGAGCTGAAAAACACAACCGATAATACGCTGCGGGTCGTGACTTGCTGCAGGCGATCCGATGTTCCGGTCCATGCCGGAGCTCCGCTTCCGATGGTCAGCACCCTGCAGCCCTGGATTGCTCAGGCAAAGAGCCTTCCCAGAAAGGAAGGACAGCGCAGCCAGGAAACAGCGATCCATGTCGATCATCTGCCGCTGCCTGAAACAGCGCTGAAAGCACAGGACACCTGTGCCTGCGTCTATCTGATCGAAACATTGAATAAGGCAGCGGATCATTCCATCACCCTGGTACCGACCGGTCCAATGACCAACATCGCCCTTGCCCTGCGTGCAAATCCTTCTATAGCGGATAAGATCAAGCGGATCGTCATGATGGGCGGAACACGAAGCGTCTATCCCGATACGCAGGCGGCCGAGTTCAATGTATGGTGTGACCCGGAGGCACTGGAAATCGTTCTGCAAAGCGGCATTGATCTGACGATGGTTTCTCTTGATGCGACGTCCCATGCCTGCCTCAACGCCAGACAGGCGCAGCAGATCCGGGAAATCCATTCCGCTCCCGCCGAACTGTGTGCAGCCCTGATCGAACACCGCCTGCATGCTTCCGCAGCACATGGCGATACAAAAGGAACGGGTGTCGGAGCCGCCCTGCATGATGCGCTGGCGGTCTGTGCACTCGTTCATCCGGAAGTTCTGAAGATCGAAGATGTTTCCTGCCATGTTGATCTCGGTCATGGCTTTGCCTATGGCGAAACAGTATTGGGAAGAAACTATACCGAAGAAAAACTGGAAGCCAACTGTCACTACGCCTTCTCCGCTGACAGCGGCATCTTCTTCCACTGGCTTTACAGTACGCTTAAGGAAGGATCAGTCAAACAGGCGGCTTGA